The genomic region AATCCTTTCCAAATCAACTGGCCCTAATTTTTCCAGACCATGATATTTTATGGTACCGTTGATAATGTCTACAATCATTCCATCACGTGCAATCAGGACAATTGAATCTGCATTGGAATATCCAACAACAATTCCATTAATGAAGATATTCTCATCAGGGCTTACACCATGAATCTTACGGTAAGTGTAATGGCTGGTTTCATAATCATCATAGGATTGCAATAAGTTTTCAATGGATTTTTCATCTTCGCTTTCCTGATTGTTTGAGAAATAGTCTGAAACAACTTCTTCAGGTGTGACTTCAATTAAATCCAAAGCTGCCTTTAAGCCATCAAACAATTCTTCAAAGCTAAATGAAAGAGATTCAAGCATGTTCTTATCGCCTAAGCCTAAACGTGCCCTTTTGCTCTTTTTGCTTTTAGCCAATTGTTCGTTTAAAACCACATTCCAGCTGATGATTGCACCATCTTCCTCCCCAGGTCTTTCTATCTGAATAACCGGAATGCTTGATTCATACAATGGCTTATGATTGGTAGCCAAGAAATCCTCATTGGAAATCTGTTTGAAATAATGAGTAAACACTTTATACCCAAAAACACGTCCAGTTTCAGGGGATTTTCCATAATTCAATAGGAAAATGACATCAGCATGTTCCCTGTTGAACAACTCCAATGATTGACTAGGCAATAATTTTAATGATATGTCAATGACATCCTCCAATCCAGCATCAATAACTGCTGTTCTGCCCATTGTTCCTCCTAAACGACAACTGACATTACCAAAATTAGATAGGATATCAATAATCTTTTCGGCCCATCCGGAATCAACTATTCCTGGACCATGTACTACAACACCAATTTCCATATTCACACCAAATACAGTTTAATAGGTTTTTATTCTTCTTTTAAAAACTTTAGACCCGCATATTTCACAATCATCGAAAGGATAATCTGCATCAAACTCCTTCTTGCATCCTTCACATGTTTTAACCCAATTGTATATTCCCTTTATCCCTTCAGTAATTATGCTGCCATATGGAATATCAATGATTTTCAAAACATTCTGCATTGAATAATCATCGGTTAAAACCTTAATGTTTTCATTCTCTTCCTTCAAGTCTAAAGCTAGAGCCAATAACTTTTTATCCGCTTCGGATAAACGCAAGTCATCTCCAGATTTGGAGATTATTTCATTCAATTCTTTAATAAACTCTTCTTTTGGCTCTTTTATTATTATTTTTCCTTCTTCAATAGCTTGATCTAACAATATCTTGGATTTCAAGTCCTTAACTTCATCAGTTATCTCAGAAACAGTGAAGTTAAATTGGCTTTTTGGTTCAAAGCCATTGATAAATGCAGATGCATCCAAGATATAAAATAAATCATTCATGATAAATATATTTATATTTTATATAAATAAACTTAATGATACTAATTTATGAAACTTTAACCTATGAAACTGCAATATGGACATTGAAGTTTAATGAAAAATTCAATAAATTATAAAAAATATTTTATATGAAATTAATAAAAATTAATATGAAATATATCAATTTAAAAAAAACTAAGGAATTTTATTAAAAATAATTAAACGGAAGTAATCTTATGAAAAGCGAAACTATGGAATTGCATAAAAAGAAAGCACCAATAAAAGTATCCTGTGGTGTAATCACTCTCAGTGATAGATTTTCCAATGACAAGGAAGGGGAAGAAAAGGACTTATCTGGAAAATACTTAAAAGAGGAATTGGCTAAAAAATATGACGTTGATGCTTACGCAATTATTCCTGATGAAATGGACACCTTAAGAAACACTATTGAGGAAATGATTGATAACGGAATAGAAGTTATCATTACAACTGGTGGAACAGGACTTGAATCAAGGGACATCACCATTGAAACAATAGAACCTCTCTTTGAAAAGGAAATCAAGGGATTTGGAGAAATATTCAGAGCCATTTCCTATGAGGAATTAGGAGCAGGATCACTATTGTCAAGAGCAACTGCAGGAATCTATAGAAAAACCATGATATTTGCAATGCCTGGCTCTCCAAATGCAGTGAAGACTGGTCTTGGAATCATAATTGATGAACTAGGTCACTTGAAAAAGCATGCCACAAAATAAGATTTAAATATTTAATAATTTTTTAAAAAAAAAAGTTGAAAATAAGTTTAAATAATATTTTTTTAAAATAAGTAAAAAATTAGTTTCCAAAAGAAATAGATTATCTATTTCTTAATGGAATCACTATTAAAAACAATAAAGACAATAATAAGACACCAATAGGATTTCCAGCTTTAGGGCTTAAATCTGAGCTATTTTGAGAACCTCCAGCAGAATTTGATGCCATTTCACCATTCATGCCCTTTGCACTTGAAATATCGAATCCAGCAGATAATGCTGTAAATTCTCCATCAAATTCCCCATCGAATTCTTCTTCAAATGATTCATCTTCATCATCCAAATCTTCATCAGAATCATCATCATTATCTTCATCGCCTAAATCATCATCCGAATCATCCTCACCATCATTATCTTCATCGTCTAAATCATCATCATTGTCATCGTCATCGCCATCATCATCAAGGTCAAAATCGTCTTCATTATCTTCATCGAAATCATCGCCATCAGAAAGAAGACCATCATCAGTTCCTGCACAAACAGAACCAATGGCTACGATTAGAACTATCAATGTAACAACCATTAAATTAATTATCTTCATATTGACACCAGAATAAGTTTTACTAATTTCAATTATATCTCTATCAATTTTAGAATATATACTTAATTAGATTAACATATGAAGATTAAAAAGATAAAAAAGAAATGAAAATGATTGAAAAAGAATGAAATAAAAAATAAAATAAAAAAATAAAAAAATAGATTAAAATCTATAATGAAAAAACAATCATTATTTAAAATTAATTATTCAAAAAATTCGCTTACGGAAATTAATGGTTCAAGAGTGATTCCTTCATTTGCAAAGGTCTCCATTGCACCTTCTTCCCTGTCAACAACAACAAATGCTTTTTTAACTACTCCACCATTATCAAGTATTGCATTTATTGCTTTTAATAAAGATCCGCCAGTAGTGGTAACATCTTCAACAAGGATTACATTGTCACCCTCAATCAAATTTCCTTCAATCAATTTTGAAGTTCCGTAACCTTTTTTCTCTTTTCTAATCATTAAGAGAGGTTTTCCTGATTCAAGTGAAACAGCAGTTGCTATAGGAACAGCACCTAATGCAGGGCCTGCAATCTTATCAATGTCATCATCAATCTCCTCATTGATTAATTTAGCTATTGTTGACAATATTTCCGGTTCGGTAATGGCTCTTTTCATATTGACATAATAATTGCTTTTCTTACCGGAAGCAAGAGTGAAATCACCTTCTTCAAATACCTTATTTTCCTTTAATATTTCAATCAAATACTCTTTTGTAACCATTGTACTCACAACTATGTAAAAATGACTTATAATTGACTTTTCAAATCTTCAATTTCATCTTCCATTTGAGCGAGGTCTTCATCAAAAACATCTTTCAAAATAATCTTGTCCCCAATTTTATTAATCATATCGAAAGGAATGACCAATTCACTTTTACTGATGTTTAAAGATTCTTGAATTCCTCCTTTAGATACGATAATGGATTCTATGGCATTATCATCAAGGTCAACGTCAACATCAACAACTTTTCCCATACTAATTATGTCATTGCCTAAAACCTCTTTACCGACTAATTCCTTAACTATTCTCATAAAAACTCTCTCCGAAAATAAGTTCGATAATTATTCTAATTGAAAAATTTCTTATTATAAACAATATTCTTTTTATTTAAATCAATTAATAAATATTTTGAAAAATTAAATGAAAACAAGCTAAAAACAAGAACAAATGATAAAAAATATAAAATTCATCTAAAAATAGTAAAAAAAGTAAAATCAATGCAAATAAAAACTATAAATAAAATAAAAAAGAGAATAAAATAAAAAAGAATGAAAAATAAAAAAATAAAAAAAGAATAAAAATAAGGATTAAATTAATCCTCACTATTCCATTTTAATGCGCCATACACAACACAAATAAGTGTAATTAAAATTATTAAAACATATGCTCCCCAAATCCAAGGATCTTCAATTCCTAAAACCATCATAATATCACCTATTCTTTAGAAATCCCCTCAAAGGATTTGTTAAGGACTTTTTCATCAATTGGTTGTGTAAGCAAACTTACTACAATGGTAAATATTGCTGAAACAGGTATAGCAAAAATCATTACATCAATTGTATACCAAGGCATGGTATTGATTAACATGTCTACACCGAATATGAGTTTACAAATACCGAGACCTGTTGCAGTTTTCTTAAATACAAATACAAGCAAGAATAAACTTGTTAATGTACCGGATAAAAGTCCTGCAATTGCACCTTGTTTAGTGGTACGTTTCCAGAATAAAGCTGCACAATAAACCGGCAAGAATGCAGCAGCACATAATCCCATGAACAATGAAGTACCGAGTGCTACAATACTGCCTGGCAATGCTAAACCTATTACCAATGAAAGAATAACTGCTATCAAAATGCCTGCTTGGCTAACTGAAATAAATCCAATTTTACTTTCTTCTACAGCAGCACCGCTTTTGTTAATTTCCTCTGCAGTATATTCGTCAGAGCCACCTCTGTTTCTGATTGCATCAACAATATCGTGACCTAATGCAGTTCCTTGAGTGTGATACTGTGAACTTAAAGTGGACATGGCTGCCGCAAGCAATGACAATAGGAAAATGTATACAAACCATTCAGGAAGTGCTGTTGAAATGAATGTTGGAATGATTGAATCCATGTTTCCTCCAACATAATCAATTGCAATCTGTCCGAAATTCTGATAGAAGTATACATTGGATAAGGAACCTACAATATAAGCAGTACAAGTCATTACAGCAATGAAGATAGCACCGATTAAAAGTGATCTGTGTAACTCTTTGTTGGATTTTACAGTCATGAATCTTACTGCAAGCTGTGGTTGAGCCAATGCACCGATACCTACACCCATAATGGTTGTAGTTACAAGAGACCACCAGAATGGACTTCCAAGTGTTGGGAAACTTGTCCAACCTGTACCACCTTCTGCGATAGCATCAGGAGGATAAAGAGGAGCCATATTGGTTAATGCGGTATTCGCTTCAGTAACACCACCTAATACCCAGTAAATGAATACAAGTAAGATTATCATACCGACAAACATGATTGTTCCTTGCAATGCATCGGTATACATAACACCTTTCAATCCACCAAACAATACGTAAGCACAGATAACAACTGCAAGCACTAAAAGCGCTAAATTAAAGTCAAGCATTAAAGAACTTTCCATAAATCTTGCTGCACCAATAAGAACCACTGCCGCATAAATCGGCATAGCACAGAAGATTAAAATTCCACTAAAGTACTGTATGAATTTACTATTGAATCTACGGCCTAAAAACTCTGGGAATGTGAGAGATCCAAGATTTTTACCCATTCTACGAGTTCTTTTACCAAAGAATACGAATGCGATGAAAACACCTACGAAGATGTTCAAGAATACAAGCCATAGTATACCCATACCATACTTACCTGCAACTCCTCCAAAACCGACAATAGCTGCAGTGGAAATAAAAGTAGCCCCATAACTCAATGCCATGATATATGGGTGAGTTTCCCTACCTGCAATCATAAAGTCTTCAGAGGAATTAGTTCTCTTCCAAGCAAGGTATCCTACATACCCTACCATAATGAAATAGACTATAAAAACTATTCCTAATAAAAAATAATTCATTCAAAAACCTCTAAATAAAGATTAATATTAAAAAAATAATTTAATAATAATTACACATTAATTTTTAATGAATATTATATATAAATGTTTTTTAAAACTGTAAATAATACTTTAAAAACTTTTTTGAACTTAATTAAGTTAATAAATTGCCAAAATATGACTAATGGAAAAATAAAAACTAAAATGTGTAGAAATGAACAAAAAATATACATTTAAAACCTCTAAAAGACTTTTTAAAATAGTAACTATATTAATGATTAAAAATAAAATAAGTAATGTTATTAAATTATAAGTTTATGAACTATTTTATAAAAAATTTTAAATTTATAATATTAACTAAATTATTACTCAAAAGACATATTGAATCATTGGAGAAATTATATGATTTGGAATGAAAATGCAGAATGTATGGGAAGGGAAGAGAAAGAAGAAATGCAGCTTGCCCTATTCCAACAACAAGTAAAGAGAGTTTATGAAAATGTACCCTTCTACAAGAAAAAGTTTGATGAAGCGGGATTCCATCCGGAGGACTTGAAAACTCTTGATGACATTAGCAAAATACCATTTACCACCAAAGCAGATTTAAGGGAAGCTTACCCATTCGGCTTATTTGCGGTGCCAGATGATGAGATCATAGAAATCCACAGTACTTCTGGAACCACTGGAACCCCTGTTGTATCCGGATACACACAAAAGGACATTGACATTTGGGGAGAATGTACTGCAAGAGCTATTGCTATGGCTGGAGGAGACAAAAACTCAAAAATCCAAAATTCATACGGATACGGATTATTTACAGGAGGTTTTGGAATCGACCACGGTGCAAAGGCAATGGGTGCAACTGTTATACCAATGTCTTCAGGAAACACTGCAAGACAATTGAAGATTATGGAAGACTTCCAAAGCGATATCCTAACATGCACTCCTTCCTATGCAATGTATTTAGCAGAATCCCTTGAAAAAGAAGGATTCAATGCAGAAAGCATCAGTTTGCATGCAGGAATTTTCGGAGCTGAGATGTGGACTGAAGAAATGAGACATAGCTTAGAGGAAAAACTTGGAATTACTGCACATAACATTTACGGATTAACTGAATTGATGGGACCGGGAGTATCTACAGAATGTGAATACCAAACAGGATTACATATACAAGAAGATCATTTCTATCCAGAAATCATCGACTCCGAAACTGGAGAAACCCTTGAAGATGGGCAAAAAGGGGAATTGGTCTTAACCAACCTTACAAGAGAAGGAATGCCAGTTATCAGATTCAGAACAAAAGACATCACTGCACTTAGAAGAGATAAATGTCCTTGTGGAAGAACCACTGTTAGAATGGACAGAATCACTGGTAGAAGCGACGACATGTTAAAGATCAAGGGAGTAATGGTTTACCCATCTCAAATCGAAGCTGCCATCTTGCAAATCGAAGGATTAACTGCAAACTATCAAATTCATGTTTCCAGACCAAAAACACTTGATGAAATTGAAGTGAAAGTGGAAACTTCTCCAGAATTGTTCTCTGATGAAATGAAGAAGATTGAAGAATTTGAAAGAAGAATTGCTAAGAAAATCCAAAGTGCAATTGGAATTAGTGTAGATGTAACTTTAGTAGAACCTGAATCCTTACCAAGAAGTGAAGGAAAAGCTATTAGAGTGATTGATGAGAGGAACTTTGATTAAATGAACTTTAATAAATATATTTTATATCAATTATTAAGAAAGTGATAATATGAGTGTAAAACAACTTTCCGTATTTCTTGAAAACAAAGAAGGAAAATTAAAAAAAGCTGTTAATGCAATGTCACAGGCAGGAGTGAACATTAGAGCTCTTTCCATTGCAGACAGTTCCAAATATGGAATTTTAAGATTAATCGTTTCAGACAATGAAGTGGCAATCAAAGCTTTAAAAGAAGAAAAATTCACAGTCAAAGAAACTGATGTAATTGTTGTAGGGGTTAAAGACGAACCTAACGGCCTTAACACCATGCTTGAAATCCTTGAAAAGGAAAGCATAAATGTTGAATACCTATATGCATTCGTAAGCTCTAAAACAGATGAAGCTATTGTTGTCGTTAAAATCGAAAACTATGAAGACGGTGTAAAAGCATTGAAAGATGCAGATGCCAACCTATTATCCAAAGAAGATTTAGCCGAATTGTAAATCTTCTTATTTTCTCTTTTTTTAAAACTTTACTTTTTTAATTTTGCTATTTTCAGATTTTTTTTTATTATTTGTTTTTTATTTGCATATCTTTATCCTTTAATTGTTTTTTCTTGATTAATTTAAAAAAATTAATAATATGAAAATAAGATAAAAATAGCCTAATAAAATAAAAATAAGAAAAAAACAAACAAATAAAATAAAAATAAGAAAAAAACAAACAAATAAAATAAAAATAAGAAAAAAACAAACAAATAAAATAAAAATAAGAAAAAATATAAAAGAAAAAATATAACTAAAAAGGACAAAATAAGAAAAAAACAAACAAATAAAATAAAAATAAGAAAAAATATAACTAAAAAGGACAAAATAAGTAAAAATAGTTTAATAGAAAAATAAAAAAATATTCTATTAATAAAAAATTAAAATTCTTTAAGCAATTCAACGATTTCCTCTCTGCCATATCCTAATTTAACAAGAATAGCTTTGAGACTGTCAGAATCATCCCATTTAACTTCTTTCCATGCTTTAAAATCGTTTCTGATAATTGCATTGATTACTAATTGCATAGTAATGAAGTCATCACTTTCAACTACCATTAAAGCATCTTTTTTATTGAACTTTCCATCCGGATCCACTAAATCGTATTTACCGGTTTCTGAATCTAATTTCATTATTGCACTGTCAATTTTAAAAGGCATTTTAACACCACATAAAATAAATAAGAAAGAAAATGGAGAAAATCTCCATTAATAAACTTCTAAAAAATCTAAATATTTGCTATATGATCATTTAATGATTTAACTTTTAATTCATTCTCTTTAACAGCTTCAATAGCATTTAATGCTGCTCTTGCTCCTGCTAAAGTTGTCACATAAGGAATTCCAAGTTCAATAGCTAAACGTCTAATGGTATAACCATCTTTGGAAGCCTGTTCACCATGAGGAGTGTTTATGATCATATCAATCTTACCGTCTAAAATAGCTTCCTTGATGTTAGGGGTTCCTTGGGAAACTTTCTTAATTCTTGTAATAGGAACATCAAATATGGCATTAGCTGTACCTTTTGTAGCAAATATATTGAATCCTAAAGCATGAGCTTTTTCAGCTATTGGTTGGATCTTCTTTTGGTCCTGTTCCCTTACACTAATCAAAAGATTTCCTTCCTTAGGCAAGTCCATACCTGCTGAAAGCTGTGATTTATAGAAAGCAAGACCGAAGTTCTCGTCTATACCAATACTTTCACCAGTGGATTTCATTTCAGGACCTAAGATACTGTCGGATTCGGTTAATTTCAAGAATGGGAAAACAGATTCCTTAACAGCTACGTGATTAATCTTAATCTCTTTGGTTAAATTAAGGTCTTTGAGTTTTGCACCCATCATCAATGAGGTTGCAACTTTTGCAAGAGGAACACCAATAGCTTTACTTACAAATGGAACTGTTCTACTTGCTCTTGGGTTAGCTTCAATGATGTAAACTTTCTCTTCATCTAATTTAACTGCATATTGAATGTTCATCAATCCAATAACATCTAATTCTAAAGCTAATTTTCTTGTATTTTCCCTAATGACTTCAAGCAAATGTTCTGGAATTGTTTGAGGAGGTATTACACATGCAGAGTCTCCAGAGTGAACACCTGCTTCCTCGATGTGTTCCATAATACCTGCAATGAATACATCTTCACCATCACATAAGAGGTCAACATCAAGTTCAACAGCATCTTCCAAGAACTTGTCTACAAGAATAGGGTGCTCTGGGGAAACCTTTACAGCTTCCTTCATATACTCTTCAAGTTCTTCTATACAGTAAACGATTTCCATTGCTCTTCCACCGATAACATATGATGGACGAACAAGAACTGGGAATCCAATTCTTTCAGCTGCTTCTCTTGCTTCATCAAAGGAATTAGCCAATCCATAAGGAGCTTGACGAATATTCAAATCGTTAAGCACTTCGGTGAATCTTTCTCTGTCTTCCACTCTGTCAATGCTTTCATATGGAGTACCGAAGATTTTGACTCCTGCTTTTGCAAGAGGGACAGATAGGTTAATTGAAGTTTGACCACCGAATTGAACGATTACACCTTCAGGTTCAACTTGTTCAATGATTCCCATAATGTCTTCAAAGGTTAATGGTTCGAAGAACAGTTCATCTGAAATGTCATAATCAGTACTTACAGTTTCAGGGTTGTTGTTTACAAGGATAGTTTCAATTCCTTGATCTTTTAATGCGAGAGAGGAGTGTACACAACAGTAATCGAACTCAATACCTTGTCCAATTCTAATTGGACCTGCACCAATAATCAAGATTTTCTTGTTATCTGTTTTAATGAGTTCATTACCTTTGTCATAACTACTGTAATAATATGGAGTTTTTGCTTCAAACTCTGCTGCACAGGTATCTACCATCTTATAGGATGGCTTGATGTCAAACTTATCAAGAAGTGCTTTTACATCTTCTTCTTTAATTCCTGCGAGTTTTGCAAGAGTGAAGTTAGAGAATCCTAATTTTTTAGCCTTAAGCAAGAATTTTTCATCTTCAAGTGCTTCTTTTGTTACTTGCTTTTCAAACTCTACTATGTTTTCGATTTTGTATAAGAAGAATGCATCCATTTTGGAAAGTTCTGCAAGTTCTTCTACACTTCTTCCATCTTTTATAGCGGAGTACATGTGGAATAATCTTTCATCAGTAGGATTTGCTAAATTATCTTCAGTGTATTCTAAATATTCAAATCCATGCAATCCAATGTCTAAGGAACGAATAGCCTTTTGAATAGCTTCCTCATAGGTTCTACCAATAGCCATTACTTCCCCGGTCGCTTTCATTTGAACTCCGATTTTTCTGTCAATTCCTTTGAACTTGTCAAATGGCCATCTTGGGATTTTCACTACGATATAATCGATGGATGGTTCAAAGGAAGCAGGAGTTTCCTTGGTAATGTCATTTCTGATTTCATCTAAAGTGAGTCCAAGTGCAACTTTTGAAGAGATCTTTGCAATTGGGTAACCTGTTGCCTTAGATGCAAGTGCACTACTTCTACTTACACGAGGGTTTACTTCAATGATCTTATATTCATTGGTTTCAGGGTTTAAAGCGAATTGGATGTTACATCCACCATTAATTCCCAAGTTTCTAATAATCTTGATGGAAGCGTCCCTTAATCTTTGGCATACTTCATCATTAAGGTTTTGAATAGGAGCAACTACAATACTGTCTCCGGTATGTATACCCATTGGGTCCACATTTTCCATGTTACATACAATGATACAGGTATCGTTCTTATCCCTCATTACCTCAAATTCGATTTCTTTCCATCCAAGAACGGATTCATCGATTAAAACTTGGTTAATGTAACTCATGTCAAGACCATGAGTTGTAACTTCGATAAGCTCTTCCTTATTATGAGCCACTCCACCACCAGTACCACCCAAGGTGAATGCAGGACGTACAATTACAGGATAACCGATTTCCTCAACAGCCTCTAAAGCCTCTTCAACAGATTCAACTGCATGACATTTAGGAATAGGTTCATCTAACCTATCCATAAAGTTCGCAAACAGGTCTCTGTCTTCCACATCTGCAATGGTTTGAACATCAGAACCAATGACCTTAATGCCTTCCAATAGTCCTAATTTTCCAAGTTCAGTTGCAATGTTTAAACCGGTTTGTCCACCCATAGTAGGCAAAATAGCATCAATATTCTCTTTTTCAATAATCTGAGCAACAAGTTCTGCGGTTAACGGTTCAGTATAAATAGTATCTGCCATATCCATATCAGTTTGAATGGTAGCAGGATTACTGTTTACAAGAACAGTTTCCAATCCCTCTTCTCTAAGTGATTTACAAGCTTGAGAACCAGAGTAGTCAAACTCAGCAGCCTGACCAATCTGAATAGGCCCAGAACCAATTATAAGCACTTTTTTAATATCCTCATCAACAGGCATATTATCCTCTCTCAATCCACATTAAAGTAATAATTTTATAATTTTTAAAATTTTAATAATTTAATAATCAATTAAATATAATCAATTAAATACAATGAAATTCAAATCCTAGTACTCCTTAATCATTTTTCCAAACTCTTCAAACAAGACTCTTGTATCATTTGGACCAGGACCAGATTCTGGATGGTATTGGATAGTTCTTAAAGGCAATTCCTTATGCAAGAATCCTTCAGGAGTACCATCGTTCAAGTTAATTTGGGTCAATTCCAAATCAGTGCCCTTTAATGAATCCGGATCTACAGCAAATCCATGATTTTGAGAAGTGATGAACACTTTTCCAGTTTGCAAGTCCTTTACTGGTTGGTTTGCTCCCCTGTGACCAAATTTCATTTTATAAGTGGTAGCACCAAATGTCTTTGCAATTACATGCTGACCCATACAAATACCAAACACTGGGAACTTGTTAATTAATTTACCCACATTTGCAATTGTGTCAGTCAATCTTTCTGGGTTTCCAGGACCTGGAGATACCATAAGTCCATTTACACCATAATCCAAAATGGTTTGATAATCAGTATCGTAAGGGAATAAAGCAACACCAATATCATTTTCCAAGAAACAATTAATGATATTCTTTTTAACACCACAATCAAGAATAGCTACAGTTTTATCAAAGTCTCCGAAAGTCTTTACTTCAGGAGTTGACACTAAAGGAACCAAGTCTAAATCAATAATGCTTTTATGCTCTTGAGCACGAGCCACAAGTTCATCATCATCAATTTCTTCAGTCGCTAATGCCGCTTTAAGAGAACCTTTTTCACGAATCTTCAAAGTTAAGTCTCTTGTGTCGATATCTTCAATTCCAGGTACTTTAAACTCTTTTAAAAAGTCATCTAAAGTCTTTTTAGTACCGAAATTGGATAATTTTTTACAAGCTTCTCTTACTACAAAACCTTCAACCTGTACCTTATCGGATTGATACCATTCCTCACTGACTCCATAGTTACCTTCCAAAGGATAAGTGGACATTAATATTTGTCCTTTGAAAGACGGGTCAGTAAGCGCTTCGGTATAACCAGACATACCGGTTGAGAAAGCAAGCTCACCTACAGTTACTGTTTCATAACCAAAGGCTTCAC from uncultured Methanobrevibacter sp. harbors:
- the carB gene encoding carbamoyl-phosphate synthase large subunit, yielding MPVDEDIKKVLIIGSGPIQIGQAAEFDYSGSQACKSLREEGLETVLVNSNPATIQTDMDMADTIYTEPLTAELVAQIIEKENIDAILPTMGGQTGLNIATELGKLGLLEGIKVIGSDVQTIADVEDRDLFANFMDRLDEPIPKCHAVESVEEALEAVEEIGYPVIVRPAFTLGGTGGGVAHNKEELIEVTTHGLDMSYINQVLIDESVLGWKEIEFEVMRDKNDTCIIVCNMENVDPMGIHTGDSIVVAPIQNLNDEVCQRLRDASIKIIRNLGINGGCNIQFALNPETNEYKIIEVNPRVSRSSALASKATGYPIAKISSKVALGLTLDEIRNDITKETPASFEPSIDYIVVKIPRWPFDKFKGIDRKIGVQMKATGEVMAIGRTYEEAIQKAIRSLDIGLHGFEYLEYTEDNLANPTDERLFHMYSAIKDGRSVEELAELSKMDAFFLYKIENIVEFEKQVTKEALEDEKFLLKAKKLGFSNFTLAKLAGIKEEDVKALLDKFDIKPSYKMVDTCAAEFEAKTPYYYSSYDKGNELIKTDNKKILIIGAGPIRIGQGIEFDYCCVHSSLALKDQGIETILVNNNPETVSTDYDISDELFFEPLTFEDIMGIIEQVEPEGVIVQFGGQTSINLSVPLAKAGVKIFGTPYESIDRVEDRERFTEVLNDLNIRQAPYGLANSFDEAREAAERIGFPVLVRPSYVIGGRAMEIVYCIEELEEYMKEAVKVSPEHPILVDKFLEDAVELDVDLLCDGEDVFIAGIMEHIEEAGVHSGDSACVIPPQTIPEHLLEVIRENTRKLALELDVIGLMNIQYAVKLDEEKVYIIEANPRASRTVPFVSKAIGVPLAKVATSLMMGAKLKDLNLTKEIKINHVAVKESVFPFLKLTESDSILGPEMKSTGESIGIDENFGLAFYKSQLSAGMDLPKEGNLLISVREQDQKKIQPIAEKAHALGFNIFATKGTANAIFDVPITRIKKVSQGTPNIKEAILDGKIDMIINTPHGEQASKDGYTIRRLAIELGIPYVTTLAGARAALNAIEAVKENELKVKSLNDHIANI
- the carA gene encoding glutamine-hydrolyzing carbamoyl-phosphate synthase small subunit, with amino-acid sequence MGNEAKLALEDGTVLKGEAFGYETVTVGELAFSTGMSGYTEALTDPSFKGQILMSTYPLEGNYGVSEEWYQSDKVQVEGFVVREACKKLSNFGTKKTLDDFLKEFKVPGIEDIDTRDLTLKIREKGSLKAALATEEIDDDELVARAQEHKSIIDLDLVPLVSTPEVKTFGDFDKTVAILDCGVKKNIINCFLENDIGVALFPYDTDYQTILDYGVNGLMVSPGPGNPERLTDTIANVGKLINKFPVFGICMGQHVIAKTFGATTYKMKFGHRGANQPVKDLQTGKVFITSQNHGFAVDPDSLKGTDLELTQINLNDGTPEGFLHKELPLRTIQYHPESGPGPNDTRVLFEEFGKMIKEY